Proteins co-encoded in one Candidatus Binatus sp. genomic window:
- a CDS encoding dihydrolipoamide acetyltransferase family protein → MADFLMPSLGADMEVGTVLQWLVKPGDVVKRGDIVAVVDTEKATIEVEIFLAGVIQKIVVPEGEKVPVGTLLALLTTDGEAVTAVPEAKPKPAAPAPVVSPLAPPTPPLVARPTPIPAPPHRPRISPLAMRVAMDLKVDLATVQGTGPEGAITKADVERAAKAPPPPAPEPAVAAPIAGPAPTAPPKAAPIDHRAAMRKVIAAAMARSKREIPHYYLGTHIDMSNATGWLQVENLKRPVTDRLLYSVLLLKAVALAARQIPEMNGFWIDGAFKPSEAVHVGVAISLRQGGLIAPAIHDVDKKGLGEIMVSLRDLVKRVRAGVLRSSEIADATITVTSLGEQGVETVFGVIYPPQVALVGFGKIVERPWASGGMVGARPVVMASLSGDHRASDGHRGGLFVATLERLLQEPEKL, encoded by the coding sequence ATGGCTGATTTTCTGATGCCCTCGCTCGGCGCCGATATGGAAGTCGGCACGGTGCTGCAATGGCTGGTGAAGCCGGGCGACGTGGTGAAGCGCGGCGATATTGTTGCGGTCGTGGATACCGAGAAGGCCACGATCGAGGTGGAAATTTTCCTGGCCGGCGTCATCCAAAAGATCGTCGTGCCGGAAGGAGAAAAGGTTCCCGTCGGTACACTGCTGGCCCTGCTCACGACTGATGGCGAGGCAGTCACTGCCGTTCCCGAGGCGAAGCCGAAACCCGCGGCGCCCGCGCCGGTAGTTAGCCCGCTCGCTCCACCGACTCCTCCGCTTGTGGCAAGGCCGACACCGATACCTGCGCCGCCCCATCGCCCACGTATTTCTCCGCTCGCGATGCGCGTCGCGATGGATCTGAAGGTCGATCTCGCGACTGTCCAGGGCACCGGTCCCGAGGGTGCGATTACCAAAGCCGATGTCGAGCGCGCCGCGAAGGCTCCGCCGCCGCCGGCTCCTGAACCCGCGGTTGCGGCGCCGATTGCGGGGCCGGCGCCAACGGCGCCGCCGAAGGCCGCGCCAATCGACCATCGCGCCGCGATGCGCAAAGTGATCGCAGCGGCAATGGCCCGCTCGAAACGCGAGATACCTCATTACTACCTCGGCACTCACATCGACATGAGCAACGCAACGGGCTGGCTCCAGGTGGAAAATCTTAAGCGTCCGGTGACCGACCGGCTGCTCTATTCCGTCCTGCTCCTGAAGGCCGTTGCGCTCGCGGCCCGTCAGATACCCGAGATGAACGGCTTCTGGATCGACGGCGCGTTCAAGCCGAGCGAGGCGGTTCACGTCGGCGTCGCGATATCGCTGCGCCAGGGCGGTCTCATCGCACCGGCGATTCACGATGTCGATAAGAAGGGCCTCGGCGAGATCATGGTGAGCCTGCGCGATCTGGTTAAGCGCGTGCGCGCGGGAGTGCTTCGCAGTTCCGAGATTGCCGACGCGACAATCACAGTCACCAGCCTCGGTGAGCAGGGTGTCGAAACCGTCTTCGGAGTCATCTATCCGCCGCAGGTTGCGCTGGTCGGTTTCGGCAAGATCGTCGAGCGCCCGTGGGCTAGCGGCGGGATGGTCGGCGCGCGGCCGGTGGTGATGGCGAGCCTGTCGGGCGACCATCGCGCGAGCGACGGCCATCGAGGCGGGTTGTTTGTCGCAACCCTCGAGCGTCTGCTGCAGGAGCCGGAGAAGCTGTGA
- a CDS encoding acyl carrier protein: MTDEEIKALFLRELHRIAPEVELSEIDPAVDLREQIDLDSMDILNLAIAIHEATGVDIPEADYPQMASLNGCVAYLHSRTRQER, from the coding sequence GTGACCGACGAGGAGATAAAGGCGCTCTTTCTGCGCGAGCTACACCGGATCGCGCCTGAGGTCGAGCTGAGTGAAATCGATCCGGCGGTCGATCTGCGCGAGCAAATCGACCTCGACTCGATGGACATCCTGAACCTCGCGATCGCTATTCACGAAGCGACCGGAGTCGATATTCCGGAAGCCGACTATCCGCAAATGGCCAGCTTGAACGGGTGCGTGGCCTATCTGCATTCGCGCACCCGCCAGGAGAGATAG
- a CDS encoding Hsp20/alpha crystallin family protein — MALPEKWNPSRELERLRHEFDDLLERLGFEHGGLFKDWQTTALRPAIESFVDGDKYTVRVELPGIAPKDVDIKVVSGVLTVKGSREEKHETKKRDFLRREFRYGSFERAITLPEGMKAEDLKATFHDGVLELVATMPKEALPKEVKVQIQIGEAKKPDNDQKAP; from the coding sequence ATGGCATTACCGGAGAAATGGAATCCGTCGCGAGAGCTGGAGAGACTCCGGCATGAGTTCGACGATCTGCTGGAACGGCTCGGCTTCGAGCACGGCGGACTGTTCAAGGATTGGCAAACGACTGCGTTGCGACCGGCAATCGAGTCGTTCGTGGACGGTGACAAGTACACGGTTCGCGTGGAGTTGCCCGGCATCGCCCCGAAAGACGTTGACATCAAGGTGGTCAGCGGCGTGCTCACCGTCAAAGGCTCGCGCGAGGAAAAGCACGAGACCAAGAAGCGCGACTTTTTGCGCCGTGAGTTTCGTTACGGCTCTTTCGAGCGGGCGATCACGCTGCCCGAAGGAATGAAGGCCGAAGACCTGAAAGCCACCTTCCATGACGGCGTCCTCGAGCTCGTGGCGACGATGCCGAAAGAGGCGCTGCCGAAGGAGGTCAAGGTTCAGATTCAGATCGGCGAAGCAAAAAAACCGGACAACGATCAGAAAGCTCCGTGA
- a CDS encoding helix-turn-helix transcriptional regulator — MKNTKRKRLESAGWRVGSTAEFLGLNDEEAAIVELKLGLADAVKEKRVSRRLTQEQLGKLLGSSQSRVAKIEAADRSVSIDLMVRSLIRMGANRKEVASYIGASGRSRAA; from the coding sequence ATGAAAAACACGAAGAGAAAACGACTCGAATCCGCGGGATGGCGAGTCGGCAGTACGGCAGAATTTCTTGGTCTGAACGACGAAGAGGCTGCGATTGTTGAACTAAAGCTGGGGCTGGCGGATGCGGTTAAAGAGAAGAGGGTGAGCCGAAGATTGACTCAGGAGCAACTGGGAAAGTTACTCGGGTCGAGCCAATCCCGAGTAGCGAAAATCGAGGCAGCAGATCGCTCCGTAAGCATAGATCTCATGGTTCGCTCTCTCATACGGATGGGTGCCAACCGCAAGGAAGTTGCCTCTTATATCGGAGCGTCGGGCCGGAGTCGGGCCGCCTAG
- a CDS encoding type II toxin-antitoxin system RelE/ParE family toxin — MPIKAPDKPLVWLHGEIKTPPFTTEARTEAGVLLRRLQRGELIALPHSRPMPSIGTRCHELRVLDGDKAWRLVYRIDSDAIVLVDVFIKKTRQTPSQVIERCKARLRQYDEIAG, encoded by the coding sequence ATGCCGATAAAGGCTCCCGATAAGCCGCTGGTTTGGCTGCACGGCGAGATCAAGACGCCGCCATTCACAACAGAAGCTCGGACAGAAGCGGGAGTCCTGTTGAGACGTTTGCAACGGGGTGAACTCATTGCTCTGCCGCATTCTCGACCGATGCCTTCAATTGGAACGAGATGCCACGAATTGAGGGTCCTGGACGGTGACAAAGCTTGGCGACTAGTCTATCGAATCGACAGCGATGCAATCGTCCTCGTGGACGTGTTCATCAAGAAGACCAGGCAGACACCATCTCAAGTCATCGAGCGGTGCAAAGCGCGATTGCGGCAGTACGACGAAATCGCAGGATAG
- a CDS encoding cytochrome P450 translates to MSTPQELSPELSPESLNIIGPEHYAKNGYPHREWAWLRKHKPVSWCEYPNTDPFWAITKHADLVQISKQPRLFLNGPRLLVFVNESGMEQSPTPPFRHLLDMDPPVHGEYRAIVSRHFTRRGVRPLQPEIERITRKVLDDVTGRGECDFVTDVSSRIPLAVIAELLGVPHQDWDQLFKWTNETIGSGDPEFQQGASAQETMDRSRLGLFQYFTEMVAERMKHPTRDITSIVANAKISGEPMPQFEMLSYYFLLVVAGNETTRNATTGGLLAFIESPGEWQKLKKNPALIDSAVEEIVRWTSPVIQFARTATEDTEIRGQKIKAGESVCLFYPSANRDEEVFEEPFKFDIARDPNPHVAFGIGEHFCLGANLARLELKVIFQQLAERLEYAELAGAVERLRSSFVGGIKHMPIRMTIKAAAAAAA, encoded by the coding sequence ATGTCAACGCCTCAGGAACTGTCGCCGGAGCTTTCCCCCGAAAGCCTGAACATCATCGGCCCAGAGCATTACGCGAAAAACGGCTACCCGCATCGCGAGTGGGCGTGGCTGCGCAAACACAAGCCGGTGTCGTGGTGCGAGTATCCCAACACCGATCCGTTCTGGGCGATCACCAAGCACGCCGACCTGGTGCAGATTTCCAAGCAGCCGCGCCTTTTTCTGAACGGCCCGCGCCTGCTGGTGTTCGTGAATGAATCGGGGATGGAGCAAAGCCCGACACCGCCGTTCCGCCATCTGCTCGACATGGATCCGCCGGTGCACGGCGAGTATCGCGCAATCGTTAGCCGGCATTTCACCCGGCGCGGCGTGCGTCCGCTGCAGCCGGAGATCGAGCGCATCACGCGCAAGGTGCTCGACGACGTAACCGGCCGCGGCGAATGCGATTTCGTCACCGACGTGTCGTCCAGGATTCCGCTCGCGGTGATCGCCGAATTGCTCGGCGTGCCGCACCAGGATTGGGATCAGCTCTTCAAGTGGACCAACGAAACGATCGGCAGCGGCGACCCCGAATTCCAGCAGGGCGCGTCGGCGCAGGAAACGATGGATCGCTCGCGGCTCGGACTGTTCCAGTATTTCACCGAGATGGTCGCCGAGCGGATGAAGCATCCGACCAGAGACATCACGAGCATCGTGGCCAACGCGAAAATCAGCGGCGAGCCGATGCCGCAATTTGAGATGCTCTCGTACTATTTCCTGCTCGTTGTCGCCGGCAACGAGACCACCCGCAACGCCACCACCGGCGGGCTACTCGCGTTTATTGAAAGTCCGGGCGAATGGCAAAAGCTCAAGAAAAATCCTGCGCTGATCGATTCGGCGGTCGAGGAAATCGTGCGCTGGACCAGTCCGGTCATCCAGTTCGCGCGCACCGCGACCGAGGACACCGAGATTCGCGGGCAGAAAATCAAGGCCGGCGAATCGGTCTGCCTGTTCTACCCGTCCGCGAACCGCGACGAAGAGGTTTTCGAAGAGCCATTCAAATTCGACATCGCGCGCGATCCGAATCCGCACGTCGCCTTCGGCATCGGCGAGCATTTCTGCCTCGGCGCCAACCTCGCGCGGCTCGAGCTAAAGGTGATTTTCCAGCAGCTTGCCGAGCGGCTCGAATACGCCGAACTGGCGGGCGCCGTCGAGCGCCTGCGCTCGAGCTTCGTTGGCGGAATCAAGCACATGCCGATCCGCATGACGATAAAGGCGGCCGCGGCCGCCGCCGCGTAA
- a CDS encoding ferredoxin yields MKVIVDQQLCEGNMRCQEAAPEVFEVRDDDKSYLLIENPPESMREKIKLAVRLCPRQAITVIDD; encoded by the coding sequence ATGAAAGTGATCGTCGATCAGCAACTCTGCGAAGGAAATATGCGATGCCAGGAGGCGGCGCCCGAAGTGTTCGAGGTCCGCGACGACGACAAGAGCTACCTCTTGATCGAGAATCCGCCGGAATCGATGCGCGAGAAGATCAAGCTGGCGGTGCGCCTCTGTCCGCGCCAGGCGATCACGGTGATCGACGACTAA
- a CDS encoding cytochrome P450, with protein sequence MDDFTFDPMDEATRRDPYPLYARARREHPIYAHRNLPVVSVFRHADIVKIFGDAETWSSDFAMFIQPYLLTQPELAEEFPPFFATTDGERHRRQRILVNKAFTPKMVRALEASMLETARELIDKAAGEDVVDLIPAFTAPFPVRVIGKLIGVPEADAPKFLKWSRELTESQVQGILKPPDPEFIAKQIASTRAMHDYFKVLVAERSTDPRPDLVSALAAVEEEGARLSTPEMLQMLTILLIAGNATTTAMLGNLIVELLAHPEQLERLRADHELIPTTVQEVLRYSSPVQAMPRLCAKAAKLEGIDIGAGQFVLLWIGSANRDEAVFDRADTFDIARTPNPHIAFGFGSHSCIGSHLASIEGCIVLRALLEGTRSFELKNREPLPMHSSFVARSYRSLPVHLVAS encoded by the coding sequence ATGGACGATTTTACTTTCGATCCGATGGACGAGGCGACGCGGCGGGATCCGTACCCGCTGTATGCGCGCGCGCGCCGCGAGCATCCGATTTACGCGCATCGCAATCTGCCGGTCGTCTCGGTGTTTCGCCACGCGGACATCGTGAAAATCTTCGGCGATGCCGAAACGTGGTCGAGCGATTTCGCGATGTTCATCCAGCCGTACCTGCTGACGCAGCCGGAGCTGGCCGAGGAGTTCCCGCCGTTCTTTGCGACCACCGACGGCGAGCGTCATCGCCGCCAGCGCATCCTGGTCAACAAGGCGTTCACGCCGAAGATGGTGCGCGCGCTGGAAGCCTCGATGCTCGAGACTGCGCGCGAACTGATCGACAAGGCGGCCGGCGAGGACGTCGTGGACTTGATCCCGGCGTTCACGGCGCCGTTTCCGGTGCGCGTGATCGGAAAATTGATCGGCGTGCCCGAGGCGGACGCGCCAAAGTTCCTCAAATGGTCGCGCGAGCTGACGGAGAGCCAGGTCCAGGGCATCCTGAAGCCGCCGGATCCGGAGTTCATCGCGAAGCAGATCGCCTCTACGCGCGCGATGCACGATTATTTCAAGGTGCTCGTGGCTGAGCGATCCACCGATCCGAGGCCGGACCTGGTGTCCGCGCTGGCCGCCGTCGAGGAGGAAGGCGCGCGGCTATCGACGCCGGAGATGCTACAGATGCTCACGATCCTGCTGATCGCGGGCAACGCGACGACGACTGCGATGCTCGGCAATCTGATCGTCGAGCTGCTGGCGCATCCGGAGCAGCTCGAGCGGCTGCGCGCCGACCATGAATTGATACCGACCACGGTGCAGGAAGTGCTGAGATACTCGTCGCCGGTGCAGGCGATGCCCCGTCTGTGCGCCAAGGCAGCGAAACTCGAGGGCATCGACATCGGCGCGGGCCAGTTCGTCCTTTTGTGGATTGGGTCGGCGAATCGCGATGAGGCGGTGTTCGATCGTGCCGATACGTTCGATATCGCGCGCACGCCGAATCCGCACATCGCGTTCGGCTTCGGGTCGCATTCGTGCATCGGATCGCATCTGGCGTCGATCGAGGGATGTATCGTGCTGCGCGCCCTGCTCGAGGGGACTCGCAGTTTCGAGCTTAAGAATCGAGAGCCGCTGCCGATGCATTCGAGCTTCGTCGCGCGCTCGTACCGTTCGCTGCCGGTCCACCTGGTAGCATCCTGA
- a CDS encoding LLM class F420-dependent oxidoreductase — MAEFGISMFPTDYAIQPVELALAAEQRGFESMFFPEHTHIPTSRKTPFPGGTELPKEYWHTHDPFVALGAAAAVTKKLKLGTGVCLVIERDPITLAKEVASLDMISNGRVIFGIGAGWNVEEMSNHGAIFKKRWKIVKEKILAMRQIWTKEAAEYHGEFVNFDPIWSFPKPVQAGGPPVLLGSQSPKTFDRVAEYCDGWMPINFPRYDLAASVKALSEAGKKAGRDKLPISMFGVDPDEGQIKKFLDMGLDRLIFALPAASRETILPMLDKYAELKAKAH; from the coding sequence ATGGCAGAATTTGGAATTTCGATGTTCCCGACCGACTACGCAATCCAGCCCGTCGAGCTTGCTCTTGCCGCCGAGCAGCGCGGCTTCGAGTCGATGTTCTTTCCCGAGCACACGCATATCCCTACCTCGCGCAAGACGCCGTTTCCGGGCGGCACCGAGTTGCCGAAGGAATACTGGCATACGCACGATCCATTCGTGGCGCTCGGCGCGGCGGCCGCCGTCACCAAGAAGCTGAAGCTCGGCACCGGCGTATGCCTGGTGATCGAGCGCGATCCGATCACGCTTGCGAAGGAAGTCGCGTCGCTCGACATGATCTCGAACGGCCGCGTGATTTTCGGAATCGGCGCGGGCTGGAACGTCGAGGAGATGTCGAATCACGGGGCCATCTTCAAGAAGCGCTGGAAAATCGTGAAGGAGAAGATCCTCGCGATGCGCCAAATCTGGACCAAGGAAGCGGCTGAGTATCACGGTGAATTCGTGAACTTCGATCCGATCTGGTCCTTTCCAAAGCCGGTGCAGGCGGGCGGTCCGCCGGTGCTGCTGGGCTCGCAATCGCCGAAAACTTTCGATCGCGTCGCCGAATACTGCGACGGCTGGATGCCGATAAATTTCCCCCGGTACGATCTGGCGGCCAGCGTGAAGGCACTGAGCGAAGCCGGCAAGAAGGCGGGCCGCGACAAGCTGCCGATCTCGATGTTCGGCGTGGATCCCGATGAGGGTCAGATCAAGAAATTCCTCGATATGGGTCTTGACCGACTGATTTTTGCGCTGCCGGCGGCGTCGCGCGAAACGATTCTGCCGATGCTCGACAAGTATGCGGAACTGAAAGCAAAAGCTCACTAG
- a CDS encoding Rrf2 family transcriptional regulator, producing MLSKKSKYALKALMVLAKEHGQGPVLISDIARREGIPPKFLELILLELKNQGILQSKKGKGGGYFLGREPHLISVGHVIRVLDGPIAPLPCVSKTAYMRCRECRDEKSCGIRLVMKEVRDATAKIMDSTSLADMLKRVESVVTGKESLSFAI from the coding sequence ATGCTGTCTAAAAAATCGAAATACGCGCTCAAGGCTCTGATGGTCCTTGCCAAGGAACATGGACAAGGACCGGTGCTGATCTCGGATATCGCACGCCGGGAGGGGATTCCGCCCAAGTTTCTGGAGCTCATTCTGCTCGAACTCAAGAACCAGGGAATCCTGCAGAGCAAGAAGGGCAAGGGGGGCGGGTATTTCCTTGGCCGTGAGCCTCATCTGATTAGCGTCGGCCATGTTATACGCGTCTTAGATGGGCCTATTGCGCCGTTGCCATGCGTCAGTAAAACCGCCTATATGCGATGCCGCGAGTGCCGCGACGAGAAAAGCTGCGGTATCCGGCTGGTGATGAAAGAGGTGCGGGACGCGACCGCGAAAATCATGGATTCGACCTCGCTCGCAGACATGCTTAAGCGCGTGGAATCGGTGGTGACGGGCAAGGAATCGCTGAGTTTCGCGATATAA
- a CDS encoding YezD family protein, with protein sequence MKIESSPTSIASNSSVPESHEQILERIAHAISGVRFGSVEVVIQDSKVVQIERKEKFRFDRGGGR encoded by the coding sequence ATGAAAATCGAATCGTCGCCGACCAGCATTGCTTCGAATTCATCGGTACCCGAAAGCCACGAGCAGATCCTCGAACGGATTGCTCACGCAATCAGTGGCGTACGGTTCGGATCGGTGGAAGTCGTAATCCAGGACTCGAAAGTCGTCCAAATCGAACGCAAGGAAAAGTTCCGCTTCGACAGAGGTGGCGGGCGCTAG
- a CDS encoding OprO/OprP family phosphate-selective porin, which produces MNNSAKPFLPAVLVLALSGIFPTGSAQAQNRLTDEQKNQVISELKEEIKKLEARVETLESLDQKVKMIDRKLEVQQETEIAKAKELPVVKAGAQGFSLSSPNNEFQFKLGALLQGDGHFFTSGNDKPTTGSTFYLNRARPIFTATVFKYYEFNLTPDFGQGKVTLQDAYLNSSWYQQAQLLSGKFRSPFGLERLQSDRDLAFSQRAETENLVPNRDIGAEVHSDLFDGRLTYQLALMNGVPNNTASVDFDNNDGKDFLGRVFALPFKKSDNQWLRAIGVGFAGTYGDERGSTVSTYKTYGSSTWFSYNKGVTASGERYRLSPQAYYYNGPFSMMAQYVSDRHTLNRFVKLTKGLVNDTETFTDDGYSAQATYVLTGEDASYYGVKPYHVFDPRVGTIGAWELAARISNVSTDSSQFKLNFANPTVSARTATEWAVGMNWYLNNFIKWQFDYARTFFDKGAVFGDRPDESVFETQLQIAF; this is translated from the coding sequence ATGAACAATTCAGCGAAACCGTTTCTGCCGGCGGTTTTAGTGCTGGCGCTGAGCGGGATTTTTCCCACTGGATCGGCGCAAGCTCAAAACCGGCTGACCGACGAGCAGAAGAACCAGGTCATCTCTGAGCTCAAGGAAGAGATCAAGAAACTCGAGGCGCGGGTGGAGACGCTCGAGAGCCTCGACCAGAAAGTGAAAATGATCGACCGCAAGCTGGAAGTGCAGCAAGAGACGGAAATCGCCAAGGCGAAGGAACTGCCGGTCGTCAAGGCCGGGGCGCAAGGCTTTTCCCTGTCGTCGCCTAATAATGAATTTCAATTCAAGTTAGGCGCGCTGCTGCAGGGCGACGGGCACTTTTTCACCAGCGGCAACGATAAACCAACGACCGGCAGTACCTTCTATCTCAATCGTGCGCGGCCGATCTTCACCGCCACGGTCTTCAAGTACTACGAGTTCAACCTCACGCCGGACTTCGGCCAGGGCAAGGTTACGCTGCAGGATGCGTACCTCAACTCGAGTTGGTACCAGCAGGCGCAGCTACTCAGCGGAAAGTTCAGATCGCCGTTCGGCCTCGAGCGGCTGCAATCCGATCGTGACCTCGCCTTCTCTCAACGCGCCGAGACGGAAAACCTGGTGCCGAACCGCGATATCGGCGCGGAAGTGCATAGCGATTTGTTCGACGGGCGCCTGACCTATCAACTCGCGCTGATGAATGGTGTGCCGAACAACACCGCCAGCGTCGATTTCGACAACAACGACGGCAAGGATTTCCTCGGCCGCGTGTTCGCGCTGCCATTCAAGAAATCCGACAACCAGTGGTTGCGCGCAATCGGCGTGGGATTCGCGGGCACCTACGGCGACGAACGCGGCAGTACCGTCTCGACGTACAAGACCTACGGATCGTCCACGTGGTTTTCGTACAACAAGGGCGTGACCGCGTCGGGCGAGCGCTATCGCCTGTCGCCGCAGGCTTATTACTACAACGGGCCGTTCAGCATGATGGCGCAGTACGTTTCCGATCGGCACACGCTGAACCGCTTCGTCAAACTCACGAAAGGTTTGGTAAACGATACCGAGACCTTTACCGACGACGGCTACAGCGCGCAGGCAACCTACGTTCTGACCGGCGAGGATGCGTCGTACTACGGGGTCAAGCCGTACCACGTATTTGACCCACGCGTCGGCACTATCGGGGCGTGGGAACTCGCCGCTCGAATCAGCAATGTTTCGACCGACTCGAGCCAGTTCAAACTCAATTTCGCCAATCCCACGGTTTCGGCGCGCACCGCGACGGAATGGGCGGTTGGTATGAACTGGTATCTGAATAATTTCATCAAGTGGCAATTCGACTATGCGCGCACCTTTTTCGACAAAGGCGCGGTATTCGGCGACCGTCCGGACGAAAGCGTGTTCGAGACGCAACTGCAGATCGCATTCTGA
- a CDS encoding sulfate ABC transporter substrate-binding protein: MPKFNLRLAAATIAASLMLNLGAAYGKEITLLNVSYDPTRELYEAVNAQFAKNWKAKTGDDVAINQSHGGSGKQARAVIDGLEADVVTLALAGDIDAISEKANLLPPNWQKRLPDNSVPYFSTIVLLVRTGNPKKIHDWDDLVKPGIAVVTPNPKTSGGARWNFLAAWGYALKKNGGDADKAKDYVAALYKNVPVLDSGARGATTTFVERGIGDVLIGWENEALMARKQFGKDKFEIVYPSISVQAEPPVAWVDKVDSRHGTANIAKAYLEFMYTPEGQEIGAQNFYRPRDPAVAAKYANQFPAVTFLTIDGDFGGWKTAHQQFFGDGGVFDKIYLPGS; the protein is encoded by the coding sequence ATGCCCAAGTTCAATTTGAGGCTCGCCGCTGCGACGATCGCGGCGAGCCTCATGCTCAATCTTGGTGCAGCGTACGGCAAGGAGATCACGCTGCTCAATGTCTCCTACGACCCGACGCGCGAGCTTTACGAAGCGGTGAACGCGCAGTTCGCGAAGAACTGGAAAGCAAAGACCGGCGACGACGTTGCGATCAATCAATCGCACGGCGGCTCGGGCAAGCAGGCGCGCGCCGTGATCGACGGGCTCGAGGCGGACGTCGTCACACTCGCGCTGGCCGGCGATATCGATGCGATTTCCGAGAAGGCCAATCTGCTGCCGCCGAACTGGCAAAAGCGGCTGCCCGACAACAGCGTGCCGTACTTCTCGACAATCGTGCTGCTGGTGCGCACCGGCAATCCCAAGAAAATCCACGACTGGGACGATCTGGTGAAGCCGGGCATCGCCGTGGTGACGCCGAATCCGAAGACCTCGGGCGGTGCGCGCTGGAACTTCCTCGCGGCGTGGGGATACGCGCTCAAGAAAAACGGCGGCGACGCGGACAAGGCCAAGGACTACGTCGCGGCGCTGTACAAGAACGTGCCGGTACTCGATTCGGGCGCGCGCGGCGCGACCACTACGTTCGTCGAGCGCGGAATCGGCGACGTGCTGATCGGATGGGAAAACGAGGCGCTGATGGCGCGCAAGCAATTCGGCAAGGACAAATTCGAGATCGTCTATCCATCGATCAGCGTCCAGGCGGAACCGCCGGTGGCGTGGGTCGATAAGGTCGATAGCCGGCACGGGACGGCGAACATCGCGAAGGCGTATCTCGAATTTATGTACACGCCGGAGGGACAGGAAATCGGCGCGCAGAATTTCTATCGTCCGCGCGATCCGGCGGTGGCGGCGAAATACGCGAACCAGTTCCCGGCCGTGACGTTTCTCACGATCGACGGCGATTTCGGCGGATGGAAAACCGCGCACCAGCAATTTTTCGGCGACGGCGGCGTGTTCGACAAGATTTATCTGCCCGGCAGTTGA
- the cysT gene encoding sulfate ABC transporter permease subunit CysT gives MASKKNNVLPGFNLTLGFTLAYLGIVVLIPLSTIFFKTFTLTWAEFCHAVMSPRTIAAYRLSFGASLAGALINSVFGFIVAWTLVRYEFPARKLIDVMVDLPFALPTSVAGITLTAIYAQNGWLGRVLEPMGVKVAFAPLGVVVALTFVGLPFVVRTIQPVLEDLDAEYEEAAATLGAGRMQTFIKVIAPALIPALLTGFALAFARALGEYGSVVFISGNMPMRTEVVPLLIMAKLEQFDYAGATAIAVVMLVVSFLLLLGVNVLQRWSSQRLTA, from the coding sequence ATGGCATCGAAGAAAAATAACGTGTTGCCGGGCTTCAACCTGACGCTCGGCTTCACGCTCGCTTATCTCGGAATCGTGGTCTTGATTCCGCTTTCGACGATCTTTTTCAAGACATTCACGCTGACGTGGGCCGAGTTCTGTCATGCGGTGATGTCGCCGCGCACGATTGCGGCCTATCGGCTGAGCTTCGGCGCGTCGCTCGCGGGCGCGCTGATCAACTCGGTGTTCGGCTTTATCGTGGCGTGGACGCTGGTCCGCTATGAATTTCCGGCGCGCAAGCTGATCGACGTGATGGTCGATCTGCCGTTCGCGCTGCCGACTTCGGTGGCGGGAATCACGCTCACCGCAATCTATGCGCAGAACGGATGGCTCGGGCGTGTGCTCGAGCCGATGGGGGTCAAGGTGGCGTTCGCGCCGCTCGGCGTGGTGGTCGCGCTGACCTTCGTCGGGCTGCCGTTCGTGGTGCGCACGATTCAGCCGGTGCTGGAGGACCTCGACGCGGAATACGAGGAAGCAGCGGCGACGCTCGGCGCGGGCCGCATGCAGACGTTTATCAAGGTGATCGCGCCGGCGCTGATTCCGGCGCTGCTCACCGGCTTTGCGCTGGCGTTTGCGCGCGCGCTCGGCGAGTACGGCTCGGTGGTGTTCATCTCGGGCAACATGCCGATGCGCACCGAGGTGGTGCCGCTGTTGATCATGGCGAAGCTGGAGCAATTCGACTACGCGGGCGCGACGGCGATCGCAGTGGTGATGCTGGTGGTGTCGTTTCTGCTGTTGCTCGGCGTGAATGTTTTGCAGCGCTGGAGCAGTCAGCGGCTGACCGCGTGA